Part of the Leptidea sinapis chromosome 11, ilLepSina1.1, whole genome shotgun sequence genome is shown below.
atcactgtttattatacatttaagtCCCACCCCGTTTTGGTCGGGTTTAATTGAAAGACGAATAAATGAGACAAGCCGTTAAAATCCTAAAATGTTcggataataaataataataatattgacacactaacacaaatcatctttccccaaactaggcatagcctgaactatggatacaagacaacgatatatttaatacaatatacttactcaaacatacataaatacatataaacatccctgacaaacattcatattcatcatattaatgattgcacctacagggattcgaacccaggacctctaccTCAGacctcagtaggcagggtcactaaccactgggctataggggttaAATAAAACCGCATCGTCACTCCGCCACAGTAATTAACTACTTTTGacctcagataatttatactagaaaatctagatagagcctcttgctgttagacttGTGTGCGTGTACTTTGGTGTGtccactttgtgttagtgtgcgtgcattgctcaaaatagaggttaatcgTCGACCTCAATTtgttttcgacattttcacagcagTCAAAGtttatctagacgcataaatgatctaaggttttgaacatgatttaaaaataaaactaatacttTCAGAACATTCTTATAAAATGGTATATGCTGTTGTTATCTTATTGTTATTGATCGCTTTATCTAAGACCgataatcaatatattattgttgttttaatttctGTCTATCTGTCTATGAACGGTTTTACAATACAGTCATGAAACTGTGCATAAAAGAGAAGGACATATGCTAGATCGTACATTATAAATTGAGATGTTTTCTCAACTATAATCCTAAATAACGCATTTTCCGGCTTAAGTGATGTATgtctcaaatatgtgcgaagggaacgatgacCGGTCCATGCATTAACTCGTCAACGGGTGTTGCTTGTGGTGCTATACGATCGGCCtgctatagttaataaatcattgtatttataatttatttgatgcGATtgctaattatgacagtaatcgcgaccatcatgttcacgaagcatcaaGCACACAAATAAAGAATTCAATCCAATatgcgataatttatatttatacagtttattctttaataCCTTTTAtagaatatttgatatttaaaacgcaaTATTAGATGCagaccttacaaactaatcagttatgtatattacagccattgtaaaatactctatttgattgaaatgagtggccgttgagtttcttgtatgttcaaAATCAgtaatttatagaaatatttatagtgactattcaatgGTGCTTTGTTAAAGcctgattgaataaagtttatttgactttgactatatcATTAGGGTGATATTCCTGGAATATCACCAAAGCTACTAAAGTTCAGTTAGTAAGATCTCTAGTGTTTCCCATACTACTATATGGTGCCGAAacatggacagtcaaagaacgagagagacaaaggattgacgcactagaaatgtggtgttggagacgaatgctacgggtatcttggacacaacgccgcacaaacgtctcgatacttgaagagctcaaggtgaaagaaaggctttcatctatagtcagagcccgtatcctcagatacttcggacatatcacgcgacgtggagagcatgccatagagagacttgttgttcagggaagggtcaacggcagtaggtcaagaggacgctctcctatgcgctggacagaccagatcaaagccctaaccaatactcccctcaacacatgtgccagagaagcaacagccagggataactggtgtagaatcgttcgtcgttcgacgtgaccacgactgctctgtcaagagtaatccgacgaaaaAGAAGAATATCATTATGATTCAAGTAGCAAGAcatagccaaattggcttcgaagaaactagaagaagaagaatactTGGAGTATTGCTCTTATCTCTTTTCTGGTGCACCCAGTATCAGTCCGGACGAACCATGGGGTCAACCCATGCAACGCAGAGGTACGCGGAAGCATCGGGGTGTCTTGTACATTATCACTATTTTATGTTACATTCTATCATAGATAAACTGAATCTTACCAATTATCTCGTACCGCTTGTCAAACTTCCTCTCAGTTATTAGAGGACCGCCACTGTCACCCTGAAAAATCATAAATCATTATTAATACAAGGATCTTATTATAGTTTTTTCAAACAAATACTATTTAGTACATaataatgcaattttttttttatggaataggaggacaaacgagcctacaggtcacctggtgttaagtgatctccgccgcccacattctgttgcaacaccagaggaatcacaagagcgttgccggccttttttatatcattttgagtgattaatttcaacaaattggaaaaaaaaatatcgtaaagatacaaaataaatatgctCATTAAGTAtgtactaaatataaaaaacaagaaGGTACCAGTTTACCATTTTTACGCGGAATCCCAATTATTCATAACATGAAAGTAGTCTAAATTATTTCTATCTTATTCGTAATCTACGCCGTTTCAGGCGGTAAAAGAATGGCGAATGGtgataaataatatcaatttccaaCCAATCCTCTTCggttgtttgtttgttgttatGCACTATGACGTCATTGTTCACTCGCAAAAATTTTCATCTTTggtgtaataaaacaaaaatccttaaaaaaatattttacgtttTATTGTTTaggaatttttcaagaatcctgagcggcactgcattgtaatgggcaggacgtatcaattaccataagctgaacgtcctgctcgtctagttcttgctgtcataaaaaaagtcccTAACACGCCAAAAgatgtatattattatcaaaaaatccATATTACCTGACAAGAGTCCTTCTGCCCAGACTTGGGGTATCCAGCACACAACATGTTCTCCGTAATCATCGAGGACGTATACTTGGTATTTTGACACTCCTTGTTGCTGATAACTGGCACCTCTACCTCTTGAAGAGTACAGGATACCTTCCCCTCTTCAGTCAGAGTTCCCCATCCTGAGGCAACAGCTTTGACTCCGACGTATAAGTTACCTGTAATGTTaagaatatgttttattataacagaaaattgtatatattcttTCACCTTTTCTCAGACAGTGTTTCCCGAAGCAATAGATTACAGAAAAAAAGTgtttgtgtacttatgtatgcacgcaagaactTAAATTTCTTTGGCCTAaggaagcaaaaatcattaaaatgatttattcctcttGCTAATGTACGTTtgaagaaagaacaattttgtaaaaatcttaaagatggctttgacaattaattattaaataatgaatacggctgtatgggcttgaaccctttgcctaataatggacgaagaaacaaaaaaaaaaaaacgaatgacgcaaacgtcagaaaattttaggaaccatcTTCACTCTGCTATTTTTGTGtcacagtgatgcgcgcgcatcttataatttcactctgattattttttcataacgcacctaaagaagtgtaacttcaaaaatgttacAATACAGTTCATAACAACCAGGGTTCGCGATGACGGAATCGTTTAGCCACCATAAGTTGAAGAGCATGAGGAATACTTCCATTGCTTCCCTCGGccatattttaaacaaacaacCTATCTATGATAGTATGTGTGGCTTTAACTTgtgatttattttgaatattataaccGCTAGGAAGTGATTTGATCGTCCAGATATATTAACATATGTGTTAGTTAAATAAGATCAGACATTCGACAGAGACAGGAAATCGTTTGTCACGATATTGcatcatttacaataatatggatGAAGACCGGGACAAAGAGAATTCAGGGCGGGTGTCAACTTATTACCCATGGGTATGTTACCGACCCAACCCGATTTTAGGGCAAACTAGTTTTTCTAGACCAAATCAGTTCAACCTTTATGACATAGGATAAGCCGACTGGGTAAACTTGTTTCCCCTGTCGGCCTTTGTACAAACTCGTTTAGTTTAACTTATTTAGACTAGGCCAAACCAGTTTAGCCTGAAGTGTACCTATTTATAGTAGGCTCAACTAGATCAGCCTAGATTTAGTCTAGGAGAAACTAGTTAAACTAGATTGAACTGATTTGGCCGAGGAAAAACTACATTGTCCTATAATAGGTTTGCCCGGTAATATTTATACGTTTAATACACAATAATAACTTACGAGGATCCGAAGGCAGGCATATTGGCTTAATGGTAGCAGATAGCGATACTTTCTCATTGAGTCGTAACAGGGCTATATCATTGTCGAAATTGGTAAGACTGAAGTTCTGTGCTATTACTCTGATAATGAATCTTGTCTCCGGGCGGACTGTCGTGTTGCAGCGGTTGTGCTCGCCAAATGTCACTTTGATCATGAACCACATGAACCTACaaagaaataaaagtaaattataacaaaaaagtaCTATTAAATTGCTCAATCCGATTTTGCTTAGGCCAAATTTGTAAATGTATTCCATTCCACTCCACTAAGTAaggttcttctcaggtttgaggtactctattttgaatgggcggtagttattgacgttcaataagtgatcctAATAAccttatgaataaaaatattcgaattttaatttgaatttggggtacatagacttagaatatactagagTATAGACGGTCTGAcctattttatgtatgtatttaaagtAATAAGGAACTTATTTCAATCGTCCCTGGCTTTTAACGACTTCCGTCCATCAAAATCTGTTATATTAACAATAGATTAGCTTTCCATTTCTTCCTTCTTGCACTCTTTGGTTGTCTATACGTTAGTAAGTCTATGGTGTGGCGAGGTGAGTGACAGAGATAGAAGATCTTTCTTGGCTTTGGTCCGCTCACCAAATAGTAGACCCTGCGGTTGACTTGTGTAGTCAAGTGGCGAGGAAATCTCAATGAAATTGAGACGACTCTAGCAAATGACTCAGTAATACATAGTTGGGAAAACCGTTTAGAACCGGTCTATTCAAAGCCAAAACCCGTAAAAacgatattaaaaatagaacaaaaCCGAATATAAAGCTCCTGTCATTAATTAACTAGCCCGAGTTTTGATTCGGTTTCCAAGCCTTAATAAGAAGTACATAATAAATGTGATGCCTTGCCCTTTTAAACAGCAAAGTATTGCTAacgatattatttcaattttggtAGGGAAcacttttttaaacaattaattacAGCTCATGTTACTACTAGATTTACAGCGGCAATGATTTTTCTATAGATTATGATAACAAGCAGTtctaaaaaagattttagagtTTAT
Proteins encoded:
- the LOC126966739 gene encoding trypsin-7-like — protein: MVKCLVILLLAFTFTSAEDDIAKSADREQRGIFTKNFFGGVWGNRPPLLEVNQPRTTCTCKCGERNEVSRIVGGTEVAPNEFPWMAKLNYFKRFYCGGMLINDRYVMTAAHCVKGFMWFMIKVTFGEHNRCNTTVRPETRFIIRVIAQNFSLTNFDNDIALLRLNEKVSLSATIKPICLPSDPRNLYVGVKAVASGWGTLTEEGKVSCTLQEVEVPVISNKECQNTKYTSSMITENMLCAGYPKSGQKDSCQGDSGGPLITERKFDKRYEIIGVVSWGNGCARVGYPGVYTRVTNFLNWIKENTKDACYCSE